A window of the Bacteroides thetaiotaomicron VPI-5482 genome harbors these coding sequences:
- the nagA gene encoding N-acetylglucosamine-6-phosphate deacetylase produces MLTQIINGRILTPQGWLKDGSVLICDGKILEVTNSDLAVIGATVIDARGMTIVPGFVSMHAHGGGGHDFTEATEEAFRIAATAHLKHGATGIFPTLSSTSFERIYQAVDVCEKLMKEPESPILGLHIEGPYLNPKMAGSQYDGFLKTPDENEYVPLLEHTSCIKRWDISPELHGAHDFAKYTRSKGIMTAVTHTEAEYDEIKAAYAVGFSHAAHFYNAMPGFHKRREYKYEGTVESVYLTDGMTVEVIADGIHLPATILKLVYKLKGVENTCLVTDALAYAANEGNEPIDPRYIIEDGVCKMADHSALAGSLATMDVLVRTMVKKASIPLEDAVRMASETPARLIGVSDRKGALSKGKDADIVILDKELNVRCVWSMGKVVPGTDRLLHK; encoded by the coding sequence ATGTTAACTCAAATAATCAACGGTAGAATACTTACTCCGCAAGGCTGGCTGAAAGACGGCTCTGTATTGATTTGTGATGGAAAAATATTAGAGGTAACCAACAGTGATCTGGCAGTTATCGGTGCAACAGTGATTGATGCGAGAGGAATGACAATCGTACCGGGATTTGTCAGTATGCATGCGCATGGTGGCGGCGGCCATGATTTTACCGAAGCAACGGAGGAGGCTTTCCGTATCGCAGCAACTGCTCATTTGAAGCATGGAGCTACCGGCATATTTCCTACTTTGTCATCTACTTCGTTTGAGAGGATATATCAGGCGGTCGATGTTTGTGAGAAGCTGATGAAGGAACCGGAGTCTCCGATTCTCGGTCTGCATATCGAAGGGCCTTATCTGAATCCGAAGATGGCAGGAAGCCAGTATGACGGTTTTCTGAAAACTCCCGATGAAAATGAATATGTGCCGCTGTTGGAACATACTTCCTGTATCAAGCGCTGGGATATCAGTCCCGAATTGCATGGGGCACATGATTTTGCAAAATACACTCGTTCCAAGGGAATTATGACAGCCGTTACTCATACGGAGGCTGAATATGATGAGATTAAGGCAGCGTATGCGGTAGGATTCTCGCATGCTGCTCATTTCTATAATGCGATGCCCGGTTTTCATAAACGTCGCGAATATAAATATGAAGGTACGGTAGAGAGTGTATATCTGACAGATGGAATGACGGTAGAAGTTATTGCAGACGGTATTCACTTGCCTGCTACTATTCTGAAACTGGTTTATAAACTGAAAGGGGTAGAGAATACTTGTCTGGTGACTGATGCGTTGGCTTATGCTGCCAATGAAGGGAACGAGCCGATTGATCCGCGTTATATTATTGAGGACGGAGTATGTAAGATGGCGGATCATTCTGCATTAGCCGGTAGTCTGGCGACTATGGATGTGTTGGTTCGTACGATGGTGAAGAAAGCAAGTATTCCTTTGGAAGATGCTGTGCGTATGGCTTCCGAAACTCCTGCCCGTCTGATTGGTGTGAGCGATCGGAAAGGGGCATTGTCTAAAGGTAAAGATGCTGATATTGTGATACTTGATAAGGAATTGAATGTACGGTGTGTCTGGTCGATGGGAAAAGTTGTTCCGGGGACTGATAGATTGCTGCATAAATGA